TGCACGATGGTGCCATTCATTTCTATATCACCTTACCCCTTCTCGAGCAGCAGGAATGGAGTTTTCTGTCTCATTGCCATCTCTTTGGCCAGATGCATACCTTGATCCAAGCTCCATTatgtcatcagcatcatcatcattgtcgtcatcatcatcactaacGTCCAAAGCCTGCACACTTATGGTTTTAGTAGTCATCTGTCGCTCAGGGCTTGACATGTTACTATCCAGATCATTGATGACTTCTACAGACCTAAATCCCTTTTTCAGTTTCTCTGCCTGAGACATCTGGTACTGAATTTCGGAGAAGCTGTGGTCATTGTAGTTCCAACTGGAGGGTATCCGAGGTCGGAAGCGGACCTCCTTACAACGGATGACTTGGATGAAAGGGAGGTCAAACTGTCAACAGTAAAACTAAAATGACAGGCGCAAGTTAAGTCCCAAAGTCTGCATAGACTagtttctttagaaaaaagGCTTTCTAAATAAGCCACTCTTCCATTACAAAGTCTGATGTGAAGTAAGGTGCATCGATTCATTAAATATGACtcacatgcatttttttttaaaacacaatatAATGTGAACATGCACATGCAGAACATATAGACAACCCAAGTTCCTTGCTAGTAAAGAAGAGGATACTTTCTGGCGCCTTCTCAGTGTTCAAACCTATATATCTAttcaaaatgaaagacaaaaattgtgtacagtgtAAAAGACCAAGACTGCAaacaattcaaatattttttcttttttacttctttaccAACCTGATTTTTTGAGTTTCCATGCCTCCTAAGAAATCGGATGAAGTCCTTGCGATCACACTTCTTTACGAGAACTAAGTCAATGTTGCCATCAGACAGATGAGTAAACTTACTAAGACCTTGTGGTGCAATGTCACAGTTCCCAGGTAAggaaaatatacacacattcatgaAGCTGCCTTTGACTGTACTCCACGGACTCTCTTGACTAAGTTCTGCAAATGCAGGTATGATTGTGCATATACTTTGTAGTTATATGCTGGTTCATTTATTAGCAAATTAGTGGGGTTTACTTGTGTGCCTTATTTTTCTTGGAGCTTACATAAGgaatacactttttaaaatttttttaaagggtctAGTCATGGGTCAATGTTTTCCTAGTGCTTAAATAAAGCTCAGTTACAATTTTCCAAAGATCTGGGTAAATATTAATTCTTCTGTTCTCAGGCCAGCAAACATCAttatacaaagaaagaagtcaaaatgCTGATGCAATACTTGTGAAAAAACATTCTCATATGGTTCCAGCTCTCTCACTGGCTGTGGCTTTCACGATGAAAACTTAACCATGTACATTCTTATCTTCCGAATTGTTCACCTCTTCCTTGGTGCAtcgtgatgtttgtaggtgtgtatttGAGGAACAGAAAGGGGGCATTCACCCAGATTTATGGAAATAGTTATACACTGACCTTTACTCAATCATTAGGAGAAAAATGTGTATCCCACTGGACCTTTAAGCATGCAAACATTCATGTATCCATGCTGTAACTGAGACAATCCCATTAGCTGTGCactaaaaacaaatacctaATCTCTCATACATGTCAGTCTGGAATCagcattgaaaagaaaacagctaaCAGGAACTGTGCAGATGAAATAGCTCACCAATCACAGATCCTATGCTGGATGTGGAGTCATCAAGATGTAGCTCCTGCACTACATCTTTGACAGGACTGGAAGATTCCCGCTCCTGTTTAATACCACTGCACAACTGACACCTAGAAAGAAGGTTAACCATGCACTGTCACTAgatcttcatcatcttctggGATAGGAATTTCTCTACATATAAATGCATGCTTACAGAAATATTCTTGCATAGGCACATGTATAATTTATGTGCATGGAtgctttgtgtgtatatatgtgtgtgtacccATGAGTACACGCAGAAGTGTGTTGGCATGGAGGTGTGTGATTGagcatgtttatatatatgatGTAGAATATTTGTTTAATCCGTTTatagcaaaattattttgagacATAAGCAATAGCATGAAATGCTAAGTAAGACTTCAACATGAAAGCGCATAAAGCAAAACAAGATCActgattaaaacaattttattgtttcaaatcTCTTTCACCTCACCCATTCCACCGCTGACTTGGGTACATACTGTATTCATGCTCTTTCATTAAAACTTACCCTGTTCTACAAACCTGAGACATATTTTGACTTGTGACATTGGGTGAGGGGATGTATTCAATTTCGCAGTCATATGACCTGAAACAAATTTATTCTTAGATATTATTTATTCTAAGAATACTTtgtgaacaaatgaatgaaatcaTTCacaaagagtttaaaaaatacaacatttcTGTTTGATGGGTCTTTTCTACTTCTTCATGAATTCTCATTACTTTATGATTTTTACAATCTAGGAGCCagctttaaagaccaacctgaatggttagCGTTTTTTTCatagatatcagtagatataggtgatataaacctaacctgtaaatttcagcttcaaAAACCCATCAAAAACCTTTACACAATGTATGCCTGAACAGACATGGACCAAACcagaaaatatgacaaaatagAGCTGAATATAGAATAATGCAGTCATACTTTATATCAGATTCTACTTGCCTCAGCTTTGAAGATGTCAGTGCTTTTAGAAATGCAGCCTCGATCTTTCTTGAACCAAGTGCACTGTAGCGTGTCATGAATTTCAGGACATTTCCAGCAAACCCATATTGACAGTTGAAAGCCCACTGAGTAAATATTTCGGGTGTGTAGATGGAGCACACATCAACAGGAGTCCAGTGTcctttaaaatacacacacagatgtatttAATGGCAATCTTTAATTACCATGTGATGATGGTACTGATGCTGCTATATCATGCTTTTTTATGACCCAATCATATGAAAGTTTGATGGTGTACATTTTTGCATACATCTGGCAGCATAGGTGACAAGTACCATACGAAGGAAGTCTTAACAAaagcacatatgcatgcatatccACTCACATATGCActcacacatgaacacaccCATATATATATGCGTATgcgcacacatatgcacacctTTCTTACCAAATACTATATGCAGTGCTGCAGTAGCTGGATCTGCAGTGCCCATGACTGAGTGTGCAATGTGATTAGTTTTgcctaaaacaaaaatccacaacAAAGATAAAGTCCATCAGTATCATGGGACCATGACAAACTGTTGTCAACAATAACACTTACAAGTTTGTGGCTGTGAAGCAAAAccagcgagaaagagagagagggagagcaggATTAGAGAGCAATCATGTGTACATCATTTCCAAAGCAGTTTGTAGCATGGTTTACACATTCTCATGTTATAAAAAAGACTAATCAATCTaatcaaaagtgaaaaatggaaaacaaggGATATGCAGAATTTCTGtcataagaaacaaaaagtacaTACCTCAGAAACATGAAATCGATATCCTATAGAAATAAAACTGGTTTTGTGAACTCTATCAGGAAATTTTCATTTGACtctctttacaaaatattatgagatcttttttttttaaaagtagaattATTtatgcggtttttttttttgttgttgtctataCTCTTACCTACTGGAATGATGCCAAGTGGTTTAAGTGCCTTTACAGGCATGAACCCATGTTTCATTTCCACATCAGCTTCCTTCTGTGATTTGTTCAAAAGAGCATTCATTACAGCATTCACTGTGCCATCTCCTCCCATTGCAATTATGCtgtaatataaaaatgcaaactttAACCCATTCATCTAACTTCACTCACAATTTTTGTTATAGGGACATGAGTTTTCAACATGCAAAAGGGTTTCTGTCCCCTTGCCTTGGTGCTTGGCTTGTTATGTATAGATACAAGGTCTGACTGAAAAGTAACAAGACTGGGTGTGATGTGAGCTCTGGATGAAAGAGGACTAAGTGGACTGTGTTATCATCTAACATATCATGGTCAATCAGCTTGTCTACAAAGAGATTCTGTGGCATTTGCTTGGCTCAGTGTACAAGAAGAGATGAGAGCTGTGGCAAGACAAATTGTGTTTGCTTCATCACAATAATGCACCTGCTCCCAGTGCCCTGAGCATCCAGCAGTTCCTGGCCAAGAAGAACACTGCATTAGTGAAAAACTTCCCTTTTCACCTGATCTTGCTCCATGTGACTTTTTACTTTTCCTCAAGGGGATCATCAAGGGGAACCATCTGAATACGTGGAGTCCATCCAGAGGCCCATAACAGCGGAGCTGAGGGTCATTCCATAAGAATCCTTCCAGTAGTACACACAAGCATGGCAGATGCGATGCACAAGGATGGACAAGTGCATTAAATTTGAGGGGAATAGCTTTAAAAGGGAAACCATATAGTGTGCtgtttgaaattgaaataaattgtttgtgacaccaGTCCTGTTGCTTTTCAGACAGACCTCATATACAAGAAACCTTTCTTCTCATTTTGCTGGAATAGATATTTTCCTCTAAATTATGCTTCTTATCTACCTGGGAATAACTTACCAGTCAAAATCATCCAAGTTAATATGCATCATGTCCTGCATCACCTGCTCACTGCTCACAATCTCTGTAAACAATAGGTTAAAGGCAGAAAAATCTATATTCTCTCAAAAGCAGATATGCATGTCCCCCTGCACAATCCACATAGTCTTCATTTTTCTACCTATCATTCACCACACATATATGGACATATGCAAgcaaacatgtgcacacacacacacacactcatacacatgtATGTGCACACCCAAACACTCATACACATTGTGCTTTAAATTTATCGATACACTCATTCCTCCAATGGTTTTTCACAGAGAGAAttgtaaaaatttattgattaaatttataaaaatggaGGACATTATATCCAAGCACAGAGAATATAAGTTGCCTTTTATGCTACTTACCGCTAAGGTCCACAGCTATGCAAGCTGTTTTGAAGATAGGAAGAATTTTACTCTTGTATATGCTCTTTCCATGGTTGTCGCCAGCATGTCTTTGGAGAAATAGTTTTACATTCTTTGGTCGATTTGGAATTGCTGAGGAAATAGTTAAGATTATATGTGAGCATGAGATATATAGCTGATTTGAATATCACTTGTTATGAATCAAAATTTTGAGATCAATATAAATTATGTAACCACTGacatttctgaaaattattataaatggAAAGTTATGTACAATAAagtgtacatgtattaaaaaatcaatgataaaaaataaaaaatatattatattaagtatttttatgttaaaagttATATTAAGTATTCCTAATCTCTGTTACATGATTTCTTTCTGTTCAAGAGCAATAAATCAAATTAAAAGTTTGATTTCAGGAGtattaaagtttgaaatttcATAGCTTCTGCATATTATTTGCTATTGTAATGACAGTAATTAGTCAGTATATGCCATTGTAATGACAGCTTTTggttaaatatttgttaatgttgTTGCAATTTTGTTATAGATTTCCCATAAACCCGTTAATGAAGTTCAATATTCacattttaagttttgaaaaaattgctcaaaacaatctttttcttAGAGAAACAAGTCTAAAAATCTCTTGCTACTGATGAGATATACTTACAATATATATAATCTCCTAATTGTTGTGTCCATTTTGTACATATCTCTACACTTGGGTGTTCAAAGTAAACTTCTTTCACTTGCATAACATTAGGGTCTTTATGTTCAAATGTGAAAAGGCCAATTCCTAACACATATCCTTCATTCTCCTTCTGTCCTGCTTTTTGGCGACGTTTTATGCAAGCACCAAATACTTTTGACAGTTTGACATGATTTTGTAATTCTCTGGTGGAAGATGAAGACCGACGCCTTCTAAAAAATGATGTCAAGTTCCCAGATCTTTTGCGCATTCCTAAGAAGAAAGTAATCATTCTTTACATGATAAAATGCATTATATGATAACGAAGAGTGCCATCCCCTATAATAGCtcacagcattttaaaaataaaccaacataTACActaagataataaaatatgttgttgttgttgttgttgttgttgttgttgttgttgttgttgttgttgttgttgttgtagtccTATGCTCCTCTAGaaataacaaggaataaactaaactaactaaactattATTATTGGTTGTTACAAGGAACAAGAGTGTTGAAAAGACTTCAGGAGTAATACAAAGTTGTTAATGCATGttcagatgaaaaaataaaatgtgatgcCATTAACTTGTTCCAAAACGTGTgtctaaattattttgtgagaaaagcATAACTAGATTCAGTACTAGAAATGACACTATTAGAGTATTGAGAAGTTCAATATGAAAGAATGATTTTTATTCCTTATAGGTAGAACGAAAGTGTGCAGATCCTCAAAAAGAATCAATCAAAAAAGAGACATACTGCCAGGACAGTACCTTAAATTTCAGTCTGTACAATGTCCCTCAGTCCCTGCTTCGCGGTGGAAATAGAGATTTTCCAACATTGATAACTTTTATATAAGTTTATATATTGTATAGTTTTGTGTATTTcatcatctttcattttctaaatCCATCTTTGACTGAATAGTCTACATCAGTAGAGACACACGCtcagacacatacacagaataAATAAGCTTACTGTCTTTGTTCATGTAGTCCCATCGGACTTCCCCGACAACGAATGAGGCTGTTACATCAAGCCCATGTCCATTCATATGGAACATATCGGACAGCTCCCCATTCTGGCTTGTTATTTCGACAGAATCGTTTAAAAGACTTGCTGCTGGAGTGCTTTTCGGTCTAGAAGACGTCCGCCCATCAGACTTTTTCCTGCGCTCCGCTGAACGTGCAGACGGCGGCTTATCTTTGGGTAATGGAATGCCATTTTCGTCAAAGGTGTGTAAGCTGTCATCCATAGTGCTTCACCGCACACTGCCCACTGCTTCTGCGTTTTAGTTGAGGATTCAAATTGTTTACAAGAAAGCAGCACCAGAGTAGATCAGAAACTACTTCCGTTTCACCGTCCTGGAACCGTCGAACTGTTCGAATTTCataggataaaaaaaatctgcttctgACCACAGGATGGCGTCAGTTGCTTAGCAACGTGTAAACATTAAGGCGAGCGTTAGGCGCGTATACTGCATTCTGTCGGGATCTCCACGCACAGACCGAATTGTGACCTGTATTGTGATTTACCTAGCTATTGTTCGATATAAAGAGTTCataaaactgttcatttttGTGTCATAACTTTCTAAACTTAAAAATCGAGCATGTCCATATGGCGCCACGTTACGATCCCCATCTCATTCCAAATAAAAGTCTTTGAAGAGTCACGATAAGGCACAGTCATACTGTATTCAGGGCTCACATTGGTGCATTGCACAGTCacactttaaattttcattctttgtagAGGTCTACATTAATTGATTTATATAGAGGGTGGTCAGACCACCAGGTTTATGCTACAGAAATCATATTTTAATCTCAACTGATTTGTACATACACAGCCAGCAACTATAAAGGCTAAATCACGGCAAGGtatagccagccctgtaaacagatgccacacgcagaaaaagaacagcgtgctcAAGACGAATGCTGAACCCAGGACGGTCAACCCTCACGAGATGTGTATTTGGTGACAGAAGCTATAAAATATACCACTGCGCCAACGAGCCGCCCCAACATACACAGAAGCAATACATATTGCAGATGTCGCAAATGTAAAGAAACACAACTAAAAGGCTTTTAACCATCTCTTTGGATGTAGCCTTTTATATCTACCAATGTCACGTCAGGCCGGGTTAAAAACATATTGATCTAGCTCGATCGATCTTTCGTGCATAGTTTAATATTGAAGGGGATCGATCCTGTAGACTGTTAATTGCTGTTTGTCCTACCTGACAGCTGATGATTCATGTGCACCTTAAGAAAATGtgcaaaacaacaaaggaaacGACggcactggaaaaaaaagaacagtagtCAGATTTAAAATACTTCAGCAGGGTGTACGCATTTAATACTTAGAGAAATGGGGGTTAAATGACATGCCAAAAactataaattatatatatagtagccAGCAATGTGATAAAACTACCATTAAATCTGCTGAAGTTCACCTTAAAACCGACAGCAGCAAATCTTAGTGcgtattttaaattgtaatttaatGCAAAGGGTCCCAGGGTGGTCGTCTAGCTCCCTGGCTGTTATAGTTCTAAGACTCTAGGTGATCTGCACTGTACGTGCTTGGAGTTGAGAGTCCTAACTCGACAAAGTGAGCTAAACTGCAAACTACGCAGGAAACTATAGAAGATCGTCACAGGTGTTTCTAGGAACCTGGCACCGTTAGGATCATGTACCCGGGCCTCTCTTACAACCTAGCTAAGGGCGGTACAGCTGAACTATGAGATATAACAACCGTCGGAGAAACATATGTTGTACTATAACCTGCGCTATTTagactaatttatttattctgggTTTATCAGGAGGTGTCGAAAGGGTGGCTATCTGATGTCCAGCTGCCTTCGGGGCTCTGAGTTTACTCCTgtactcttttctttctctttctcacgaCTATATAAGAAGCTGAGCATGTAGATatagtaagtatatatataatgctttatgcataatctatatatatatatctcttatGCACACTGACCTGTGTTACACAAGATAGATCCAGAGACATGTAAATTTATGCTTCACCAAAAGGTGTATATTTACAAGAGTTAAATTAATTAGGGCATCAGCTAGATTACAATATGAATGCATTTAATATACGCGTCCATGGTAACATGGAGGGAGCTAGACGTCTTAGATGCCATAATAGTCGTCTCTTGCAGCCTGGTACATGACCAGCTCACCGTTGCTCAAGACAGGCCTGAGTGCTCCGTGTgctccccctctcctcccaacGACCAAGGTAAGGCCTTTTATCACCACTGCAGTGACAGGCCTGGGTTCGAATCTCGCCTCAGAACGCTCCCTGTGACACCTATTCACAGGACTGCCCGTCGGGGGTTTTGATTGGGTAATCCGGTCCCCCCATCCGAACCCGTCCCTCTGTGAAATCATCTCTAGCACTTTCAGCCAAATCAACAACACGACCAGCACCAGTCGAATGACATGATAGGACGAATAAGTGAACAATATAACCGGGCAGGCAGTAAGCTTTACTTTTGGAGCCAGCTTCCATCAACATCATTATGATGATGTCTGTAGTGTAGTAATTTTGTAGTCTGATGTGtagtaattttgtaataaaattacCTTTGATTGTGAGGTAAAATGCTGTATaaatgtacattattattatagcttTTAATTACAGGTGGCCATTCAAGAGGAGATCAATCACGGAAAAGAACTCTCCAGCTTGGGAGTCTCGTGTTGTAAACTTCCGCTTCTCAGAAAACCTTGGTTTATCTGCTagttaaaaatatatgcatttcatttcttttgtagtGCTAGGTGTTGTCTATTGTGTGGATTAATAAAATAGTATTATAGTTGATTGTAGAAAGTCGACAGACAACAGTGAAAATAAGAGTACTAAAATGTACCACAAAGGCGGCGACGGCAAACCTAAAGGGTTTGGCTTCGGTGGATTTGCTTTGAAACAAACTGGCGGCTCGTCATCACAGTCTCAACCCTTGACACCTGCTTCAGGATTTGCAGCTATGGCTATGGGGATGGGAAGTACGTCAAACAGATATGCTCCTCCTGGTCGCACTTTGGGATATCACACAAGTCTGGGGAAGCGCCGTGTTAGGAGCGAAGAAGAGTatgcaaaaacattttgcaagtATTTCTAATGAGTAATGTTAGACAGAGTAGCCTGTTGTACAAAATAGTTTCTGAAAAGTTAACACGAAAAAGAAGTTAAATTTCATCACTTTGTAGTTTTCAGTACTTATAAGCATTTATACTGGAAACGTTCTAAGCTTTAGCTGTACGGCCGCAGAGTGGGATATTTTAGGTTTCAAATCAGTTACAGCATTAAAGACATATCTTGTAATATTTTCCattaatatttgtgtaaatagATTTTGTAAAGATCTGATGCTGTAATTTCAGAATTTAATATATTTGAGTGAAAATAgcttaaatgtatttgtttatatggTTAAGCAAAAGATCTTGTTGGTAATGGGTGTATCAATTAGGATCATACATTTGAAGCCATAATCTTATTACGAaaggaaatttccagaaaatgtcaaaattgcTAACAATTGCAAGTATTTTCATTGCAGTTTGTTATTACCAAACTGAATTAAAAGTATGTGCATAGTAATCATAGTATGATTATGCAAACAGTAATAATCTCATgcattattttcttcacttttgcAGATACTTTTCATTTggtttagtaataataaaatgcaatgaaatTATCAACAATTATCATCTTCACTTCAACTTTACTCTATGAATAATATTCTTGATATTTGTAATGTGAGCATTATTCTGTTTCTCAGTATTGCTTTGGGTATTTGAAAGTACTTCTTTTATGACAATGCTTATTGACAGATATTTTGAagacgatgaagaagaaagtgaagcaTCGGGGAACATGGCCTATCAGCCAGCTCCTGGCAGTCCAAATGCTAAGAAAAAGGATAAAGAGGAAAGTGATGACTCTGAAGATGCACTGGATGCTTACATGGCAGATCTTGAGGTTTGTTATGGTTGTTTTCTAAGTGATCTGAAATCAATTCAGAATGTAATTCTTGAAATCAGCTGATTTATGGTTTATACAGAGTGTTTTGTTATGACCAAAATATGCCAATAGATGTTATTTTGCTTTAACAAATACATTGTCTATCACCAGAAAGAAATTgaggaagaaaaggaggaagaagaagatggaaagaaaaagcaagaaaagtaagatCTGAGAAAATACAGCATTAATTTCTAGTCCTAAAAggataaatacaaattttattagCAAATATCGTCAAAGGAAAACTTTCCAGAGCACATTCAGTTGCAGGTCATCAGTATATTTGGATGATTAGATCGTGCGAGATTTTGAAAATTTGAAGTTGGTACTCCCAAGAAATGAACAAGCGAAAGATTACATGGGTTTAAAAGtcagtatttataaatattgtaaCTGAGGTTTCATAGCTGTGTGTTTAAGTGTGATCaactttaaagcagaaaattttttatttgggttGGTGACTGGAAAACTTCTATCCACACAGCAGTGACTAACTTTCAGGGAAAGTAAAAGACAAGAGGAGAGGGTTAGACTCCACTTTGTGAGTCATTTCCAAAACACAGTGAGCTACTAATAACAGTTCAAAGCCCTTGCAGACCAAGTTATTAGATGCATTTACCTTTGAAGATAATTATTCTATTGTGATAGCAGTGAATTAGATGCTGAAGTagatgttacaaaaatattctgaaaagaAGTAGTGATCTAGTACTTGTGATGAAAGAATATCTTTGAAATCAATGGTGTAGAGGTGTACGGGATgacattgataaagaagatGAAATGGAAGAATATCTTCGCTACATGGAGGAGAATCCTATGGCTG
This sequence is a window from Pomacea canaliculata isolate SZHN2017 linkage group LG5, ASM307304v1, whole genome shotgun sequence. Protein-coding genes within it:
- the LOC112563768 gene encoding ceramide kinase-like isoform X2 encodes the protein MDDSLHTFDENGIPLPKDKPPSARSAERRKKSDGRTSSRPKSTPAASLLNDSVEITSQNGELSDMFHMNGHGLDVTASFVVGEVRWDYMNKDRMRKRSGNLTSFFRRRRSSSSTRELQNHVKLSKVFGACIKRRQKAGQKENEGYVLGIGLFTFEHKDPNVMQVKEVYFEHPSVEICTKWTQQLGDYIYSIPNRPKNVKLFLQRHAGDNHGKSIYKSKILPIFKTACIAVDLSEIVSSEQVMQDMMHINLDDFDCIIAMGGDGTVNAVMNALLNKSQKEADVEMKHGFMPVKALKPLGIIPVGKTNHIAHSVMGTADPATAALHIVFGHWTPVDVCSIYTPEIFTQWAFNCQYGFAGNVLKFMTRYSALGSRKIEAAFLKALTSSKLRSYDCEIEYIPSPNVTSQNMSQVCRTGCQLCSGIKQERESSSPVKDVVQELHLDDSTSSIGSVIELSQESPWSTVKGSFMNVCIFSLPGNCDIAPQGLSKFTHLSDGNIDLVLVKKCDRKDFIRFLRRHGNSKNQFDLPFIQVIRCKEVRFRPRIPSSWNYNDHSFSEIQYQMSQAEKLKKGFRSVEVINDLDSNMSSPERQMTTKTISVQALDVSDDDDDNDDDADDIMELGSRYASGQRDGNETENSIPAAREGDEPSKFQYVGTQYRQTFAEAEIKEDRR
- the LOC112563768 gene encoding ceramide kinase-like isoform X1, which gives rise to MDDSLHTFDENGIPLPKDKPPSARSAERRKKSDGRTSSRPKSTPAASLLNDSVEITSQNGELSDMFHMNGHGLDVTASFVVGEVRWDYMNKDRMRKRSGNLTSFFRRRRSSSSTRELQNHVKLSKVFGACIKRRQKAGQKENEGYVLGIGLFTFEHKDPNVMQVKEVYFEHPSVEICTKWTQQLGDYIYSIPNRPKNVKLFLQRHAGDNHGKSIYKSKILPIFKTACIAVDLSEIVSSEQVMQDMMHINLDDFDCIIAMGGDGTVNAVMNALLNKSQKEADVEMKHGFMPVKALKPLGIIPVGKTNHIAHSVMGTADPATAALHIVFGHWTPVDVCSIYTPEIFTQWAFNCQYGFAGNVLKFMTRYSALGSRKIEAAFLKALTSSKLRSYDCEIEYIPSPNVTSQNMSQVCRTGCQLCSGIKQERESSSPVKDVVQELHLDDSTSSIGSVIELSQESPWSTVKGSFMNVCIFSLPGNCDIAPQGLSKFTHLSDGNIDLVLVKKCDRKDFIRFLRRHGNSKNQFDLPFIQVIRCKEVRFRPRIPSSWNYNDHSFSEIQYQMSQAEKLKKGFRSVEVINDLDSNMSSPERQMTTKTISVQALDVSDDDDDNDDDADDIMELGSRYASGQRDGNETENSIPAAREGKCSEIYEKDEPSKFQYVGTQYRQTFAEAEIKEDRR